A section of the Eriocheir sinensis breed Jianghai 21 chromosome 62, ASM2467909v1, whole genome shotgun sequence genome encodes:
- the LOC126986657 gene encoding uncharacterized protein LOC126986657 isoform X1, protein MALKVMRLVLLILLVVAAIALAMPGGGYGHGGGGHGHGGGGYGHGGGGYGKGHGGGGYGKGHGGGGYGKGHGGGGYGKGHGGGGYGHGGGGHGGGGYGHGGGGGYGKGHGGGGYGHGGGGHGHGGGGYGKGHGGGYGHGGGGGYGKGHGGGGYGHGGGGHGHGGGGYGKGHGGGYGHGGGGGYGKGHGGGGYGHGGGGYGHGGGGGYGKGHGGGYGHGGGGYGKGHGGYGYH, encoded by the exons ATGGCCCTTAAAGTGATG cGCCTGGTCTTGCTGATCCTGCTGGTGGTGGCCGCCATCGCCCTGGCCATGCCCGGCGGCGGCTACGGTCACGGCGGCGGCGGACACGgacacggcggcggcggctacgGACACGGCGGAGGAGGATACGGGAAGGGCCATGGAGGCGGCGGCTATGGCAAaggacatggcggcggcggctatGGCAAaggacatggcggcggcggctatGGCAAAGGACATGGCGGTGGCGGCTATGGCCATGGCGGAGGAGGTCACGGCGGCGGTGGATATgggcatggcggcggcggcggttacGGCAAGGGGCATGGTGGTGGCGGCTACGGGCATGGCGGCGGAGGTCATGGACATGGCGGCGGAGGTTACGGAAAGGGCCATGGCGGCGGTTATggccatggcggcggcggcggctacggAAAGGGTCATGGTGGTGGCGGCTACGGGCATGGCGGCGGCGGTCATGGACATGGCGGTGGAGGTTACGGAAAGGGCCATGGCGGCGGTTATggccatggcggcggcggcggctacggAAAGGGTCATGGTGGTGGCGGCTACGGGCATGGCGGCGGCGGCTACGGacacggtggcggcggcggctatgGGAAGGGgcatggtggtggttatggccatggcggcggcggctATGGGAAAGGGCATGGTGGTTATG GCTACCACTAA
- the LOC126986657 gene encoding holotricin-3-like isoform X2, which produces MALKVMRLVLLILLVVAAIALAMPGGGYGHGGGGHGHGGGGYGHGGGGYGKGHGGGGYGKGHGGGGYGKGHGGGGYGKGHGGGGYGHGGGGHGGGGYGHGGGGGYGKGHGGGGYGHGGGGHGHGGGGYGKGHGGGYGHGGGGGYGKGHGGGGYGHGGGGYGHGGGGGYGKGHGGGYGHGGGGYGKGHGGYGYH; this is translated from the exons ATGGCCCTTAAAGTGATG cGCCTGGTCTTGCTGATCCTGCTGGTGGTGGCCGCCATCGCCCTGGCCATGCCCGGCGGCGGCTACGGTCACGGCGGCGGCGGACACGgacacggcggcggcggctacgGACACGGCGGAGGAGGATACGGGAAGGGCCATGGAGGCGGCGGCTATGGCAAaggacatggcggcggcggctatGGCAAaggacatggcggcggcggctatGGCAAAGGACATGGCGGTGGCGGCTATGGCCATGGCGGAGGAGGTCACGGCGGCGGTGGATATgggcatggcggcggcggcggttacGGCAAGGGGCATGGTGGTGGCGGCTACGGGCATGGCGGCGGAGGTCATGGACATGGCGGCGGAG GTTACGGAAAGGGCCATGGCGGCGGTTATggccatggcggcggcggcggctacggAAAGGGTCATGGTGGTGGCGGCTACGGGCATGGCGGCGGCGGCTACGGacacggtggcggcggcggctatgGGAAGGGgcatggtggtggttatggccatggcggcggcggctATGGGAAAGGGCATGGTGGTTATG GCTACCACTAA